One window of the Oceanicaulis sp. genome contains the following:
- the rpmE gene encoding 50S ribosomal protein L31 has product MKQDIHPDYHFIEVVMTDGSRFKTRSTFGKEGDVINLDIDPRTHPAWTGGAQTLVDRAGRVSKFKDKFKGFGV; this is encoded by the coding sequence ATGAAACAGGACATTCACCCCGACTATCACTTCATCGAAGTGGTCATGACGGACGGCAGCCGCTTCAAGACGCGCTCGACCTTCGGCAAGGAAGGCGACGTGATCAATCTCGACATCGATCCGCGCACCCATCCGGCCTGGACCGGCGGCGCGCAGACCCTGGTCGACCGCGCCGGCCGCGTGTCGAAGTTCAAGGACAAGTTCAAAGGTTTCGGCGTTTAA
- the trxA gene encoding thioredoxin, translated as MTDILGANGQPHQSGAAPAGAGGGDLVKDGTDRSFMTDVIEPSQEVPVLVDFWAPWCGPCRQLGPVIEKTVLAAKGAVKLVKVNIDENPGVAGQLRIQSIPAVIAFKDGQPIDGFMGALPESQIKEFIARVSGQVSGEDVEALIERANAALAQGDAGGAAQDFAAALQMDREHPEALAGMARIHLSQGDREQAEAFLNAVPEPKKTHPAVASVRASMELAAEAGEAKNLDEAEDLAKRYAKSPEAHFELGRSRLAAGDAGGAIDALLDSIGLDRDWNEAAARKLLLRVFDAAGPDDPMVKAGRRRLSSLLFS; from the coding sequence ATGACCGACATTCTCGGCGCGAACGGACAGCCTCATCAGTCTGGCGCGGCCCCGGCGGGCGCAGGCGGCGGCGATCTCGTCAAGGACGGGACCGATCGGAGCTTCATGACCGACGTGATCGAGCCCTCTCAGGAGGTCCCGGTGCTGGTCGATTTCTGGGCGCCGTGGTGCGGCCCCTGCCGCCAGCTCGGCCCGGTGATCGAGAAGACGGTGCTGGCCGCCAAGGGCGCGGTGAAGCTCGTCAAGGTCAATATCGACGAAAACCCCGGCGTTGCCGGCCAGCTGCGCATCCAGTCCATTCCGGCCGTGATCGCGTTCAAGGACGGCCAGCCGATCGACGGCTTCATGGGCGCGCTGCCTGAAAGCCAGATCAAGGAGTTCATCGCCCGGGTGTCGGGTCAGGTCTCCGGCGAGGATGTCGAGGCGCTGATCGAGCGCGCGAACGCCGCGCTGGCCCAGGGCGACGCGGGCGGTGCGGCGCAGGATTTCGCCGCCGCCCTGCAGATGGATCGCGAGCATCCCGAGGCGCTCGCCGGCATGGCGCGCATCCATCTCTCCCAGGGCGACCGGGAGCAGGCCGAGGCGTTCCTTAACGCCGTGCCCGAGCCGAAGAAGACCCATCCGGCGGTCGCCTCGGTGCGCGCCTCGATGGAGCTCGCCGCCGAGGCTGGCGAAGCCAAGAATCTCGACGAAGCTGAAGACCTCGCAAAGCGCTACGCCAAGAGCCCCGAAGCGCATTTCGAGCTCGGCCGGTCGCGGCTGGCGGCGGGCGACGCCGGCGGCGCGATCGACGCGCTTCTGGACTCCATCGGGCTCGACCGCGACTGGAACGAGGCCGCCGCCCGCAAGTTGCTCCTTCGGGTGTTCGACGCCGCCGGTCCCGACGATCCCATGGTCAAGGCGGGCCGCCGGCGGTTGTCCTCGCTCCTGTTCTCGTAA
- a CDS encoding LON peptidase substrate-binding domain-containing protein translates to MTDALEPPGELPLFPIRGCILPPGEHLPLNVFEPRYLNMVDDAMAGDRYLGVVQPAAGGPKERPNLQSVGTAGRIVSHSETEDGRYLIVLAGVMRFTLAEELDRMTPYRMARADYRDFTEDLTPKPLTGADEQAAFLTRLRRFFALTGLEADWESIERAPLHAVVDKVAMAAPFDPEAKQMLLVAPTPAERAERLSAFMDAALDSAGPDRA, encoded by the coding sequence ATGACCGACGCCCTCGAACCGCCCGGCGAGCTGCCGCTCTTCCCGATCCGGGGCTGCATCCTGCCGCCCGGCGAGCATCTGCCGTTGAACGTGTTCGAGCCGCGCTATCTGAACATGGTCGACGACGCCATGGCGGGCGACCGGTATCTGGGCGTCGTCCAGCCCGCCGCGGGCGGGCCGAAGGAACGGCCTAACCTGCAATCGGTCGGCACGGCGGGGCGGATCGTCAGCCATTCGGAAACCGAGGACGGCCGCTATCTCATCGTGCTCGCCGGCGTGATGCGCTTCACCCTCGCTGAAGAGCTCGACCGGATGACGCCCTACCGGATGGCGCGGGCGGACTACCGCGATTTCACCGAGGATCTCACCCCCAAGCCGCTGACCGGCGCTGACGAACAGGCCGCCTTCCTGACCCGTCTGCGGCGCTTTTTTGCGCTCACGGGCCTCGAAGCGGACTGGGAGTCCATCGAGCGCGCCCCGCTTCACGCCGTGGTCGACAAGGTCGCCATGGCCGCGCCGTTCGATCCCGAAGCCAAGCAGATGCTGCTGGTCGCGCCGACCCCGGCCGAGCGCGCCGAGCGGCTGAGCGCCTTTATGGACGCGGCGCTGGATTCCGCCGGTCCGGACCGGGCCTGA
- a CDS encoding Trm112 family protein, which translates to MSDTQDTAHSVDPKLLEILVCPVTRGPLDYDRTANELVSKSAGLAYPIREGVPIMLPEEARKLDG; encoded by the coding sequence ATGAGCGACACTCAAGACACCGCCCACAGCGTCGATCCGAAGCTGCTGGAGATCCTCGTCTGCCCGGTCACCCGCGGCCCGCTGGACTATGACCGGACGGCGAACGAGCTGGTCTCGAAATCGGCCGGTCTCGCCTATCCGATCCGCGAGGGCGTGCCGATCATGCTGCCCGAGGAAGCCCGCAAGCTGGACGGCTGA
- a CDS encoding gamma-butyrobetaine hydroxylase-like domain-containing protein, translated as MASADRPWPEKLVFRRGAKALDIAFESGERFEIPFELLRVESPSAEVQGHAPHQKQLVRDKQDVLVEEAEPVGRYAVRLKFSDGHASGIYSWDYLYALGENADALMAEYRQALAGR; from the coding sequence ATGGCGTCCGCCGATCGTCCCTGGCCGGAAAAACTCGTCTTCAGACGCGGCGCGAAAGCGCTCGACATCGCCTTCGAGAGCGGCGAGCGCTTCGAGATTCCGTTCGAGCTGTTGCGCGTGGAAAGCCCCTCGGCCGAGGTTCAGGGCCACGCCCCGCACCAGAAACAGCTGGTCAGGGACAAGCAAGACGTGCTCGTCGAGGAGGCCGAGCCGGTCGGCCGCTACGCGGTGCGCCTGAAATTCTCCGACGGCCACGCCTCGGGCATCTATTCCTGGGATTATCTGTACGCGCTCGGCGAGAACGCGGATGCGCTGATGGCGGAGTACCGCCAGGCGCTCGCGGGGCGCTAG
- a CDS encoding LytTR family DNA-binding domain-containing protein gives MTPPIEHRAARKAWALYAALAGAFWIVNSFSAHTDWTRTGYPGSLVEAFVLEGVSTLFIVLLFPAVAWLERRVPPRLDAWTAALPAHLIGSVAFSLAHVGLMMGLRALLWPVLFSKPYEAFDAPLTDALYEYRKDLLSYAIMLVTLALSREREEALAAAAAAGRAARADRMVVLKSGGREIRLPAGEIVAASAQGNYAEVRTASGAHLARITLSGLETLMAEAGADPVRLHRSHLAARGHLREIVPTGGGEAEARLSDGSVLPVSRRYRSGL, from the coding sequence ATGACCCCGCCGATCGAACACCGCGCCGCCCGCAAGGCCTGGGCGCTTTACGCCGCGCTCGCCGGGGCGTTCTGGATCGTCAACAGTTTCAGCGCCCATACCGACTGGACGCGCACCGGCTATCCGGGCTCGCTGGTCGAGGCCTTCGTGCTCGAGGGCGTCAGCACGCTGTTCATCGTGTTGCTGTTTCCCGCGGTGGCCTGGCTGGAGCGCCGGGTTCCGCCCCGGCTGGACGCCTGGACGGCGGCGCTGCCCGCGCACCTCATCGGCTCGGTCGCGTTCAGCCTCGCCCATGTCGGGCTGATGATGGGATTGCGCGCGCTGCTCTGGCCGGTCCTGTTCTCCAAGCCCTACGAGGCGTTCGACGCCCCGCTGACCGATGCGCTCTACGAATACCGCAAGGATCTTCTGAGCTATGCGATCATGCTGGTGACGCTCGCTCTGTCGCGCGAACGCGAGGAGGCGCTGGCGGCGGCCGCCGCCGCCGGCCGCGCGGCGCGGGCCGACCGGATGGTGGTGCTCAAAAGCGGCGGGCGGGAGATCCGCCTGCCCGCCGGCGAGATCGTCGCGGCGAGCGCGCAGGGCAATTACGCCGAGGTGCGCACCGCCTCCGGCGCGCATCTGGCGCGGATCACGCTTTCAGGCCTTGAAACCCTGATGGCCGAGGCGGGCGCGGATCCGGTGCGGCTGCACCGCTCCCATCTCGCCGCGCGCGGCCATCTGCGCGAAATCGTCCCCACCGGCGGCGGGGAGGCCGAGGCGCGCCTGTCGGACGGATCGGTGCTGCCGGTCAGCCGGCGCTATCGTTCCGGACTCTAG
- a CDS encoding acyltransferase, which yields MTSANPSASLSPGRRHDLDWLRIGAFTLLIAYHCGMYFNTEGWHAKSVHASAAIEPVMWLSSPWRLSLLFFISGVAMRYLLDKRGAGAFAVDRVWRLAPVIVFGMAVIVPPQTWAELRAAGVIGAQWRDFLPYWTVFGGPWEVATPTWNHLWYVVYLLVYALILAVLHPLLKRAGEGAEPVLFHRAAVLIAPAAVFLAVRFGLAARYPTTHALWGDWANHAQSLFIVLYGYAAAKSERFWRAVDALFPLVAGFALVLGTGLFLAYLDWDATAENALAAWTARIARPVFAWMVILALLGAARRWFTNDNAARRYLSEAVFPYYILHQTITVTAGYALTFAGLSVWGEAVILIGATVLGCAIGYEIVRRTGPLRIVFGLKPALIAQTKVAPV from the coding sequence ATGACCTCCGCCAATCCTTCCGCTTCGCTCAGCCCCGGCCGACGCCATGATCTCGACTGGCTCAGGATCGGCGCCTTCACCCTGCTGATCGCCTATCATTGCGGGATGTATTTCAACACCGAGGGCTGGCACGCCAAGAGCGTGCACGCCAGCGCGGCGATCGAGCCCGTGATGTGGCTGTCGAGCCCGTGGCGGCTGTCGCTTCTGTTCTTCATCTCCGGCGTGGCGATGCGCTATCTGCTCGACAAGCGCGGCGCGGGCGCGTTCGCCGTCGACCGGGTCTGGCGGCTGGCCCCGGTGATCGTGTTCGGCATGGCGGTGATCGTCCCGCCCCAGACCTGGGCGGAGTTGCGCGCCGCCGGCGTGATCGGGGCGCAGTGGCGGGACTTCCTGCCTTACTGGACGGTGTTCGGCGGGCCGTGGGAGGTCGCCACGCCGACCTGGAACCATCTGTGGTACGTCGTCTATCTGCTCGTCTACGCGCTCATCCTCGCCGTGCTGCATCCGCTGCTGAAGCGCGCAGGCGAGGGCGCCGAACCGGTCCTGTTTCACCGGGCCGCCGTGCTGATCGCACCGGCCGCCGTGTTCCTGGCCGTGCGCTTCGGCCTCGCCGCGCGATACCCGACCACCCACGCGCTTTGGGGCGACTGGGCGAACCACGCCCAGAGCCTGTTCATCGTGCTCTACGGCTATGCGGCGGCGAAGTCCGAGCGCTTCTGGCGGGCGGTGGACGCGCTCTTCCCGCTTGTTGCAGGATTCGCGCTGGTCCTCGGCACCGGTCTGTTCCTCGCCTATCTCGACTGGGACGCGACGGCGGAGAACGCCCTCGCCGCCTGGACCGCAAGGATCGCGCGGCCGGTCTTCGCCTGGATGGTGATCCTGGCTCTGCTGGGTGCGGCGCGGCGCTGGTTCACCAACGACAACGCGGCCCGGCGCTATCTCAGCGAGGCGGTGTTTCCGTATTACATCCTGCACCAGACGATCACGGTCACGGCCGGCTACGCGCTCACATTCGCCGGGCTGTCTGTTTGGGGCGAAGCGGTGATCCTCATCGGCGCGACGGTGCTGGGCTGCGCGATCGGCTACGAGATCGTCCGGCGGACCGGCCCGTTGCGGATCGTGTTCGGCCTGAAGCCGGCCCTGATCGCTCAGACGAAGGTGGCGCCCGTCTGA
- a CDS encoding thioesterase family protein, with protein sequence MSLSLADLIKTAEITGDGLLVEPGPGWTQGRTAYGGLTAALCLAAAERKAAPGRPLRSAMISFVGPSAGRLEVTSELLREGRTASAVRTRLSSEAGIGVEAVFTFSGGRDSVLDYEGPALPAGAAPPGPDAAPLVFPDGAPEFTRRFEFVWASDTAPFSGASEPVERAWVRHADPESRTHPLALLCLADALPPAACTMLQTFAPLSSMTWMIDFLGEPPETEEGWWLLEARADQTERGHSSQDMTIWNAVGRCVAKGRQTVAIFV encoded by the coding sequence ATGAGCCTCAGCCTCGCCGACCTGATTAAGACCGCAGAGATCACCGGCGACGGCCTGTTGGTCGAGCCGGGGCCGGGCTGGACGCAAGGACGCACCGCCTATGGCGGGCTGACCGCCGCGCTGTGCCTGGCCGCCGCCGAGCGCAAGGCTGCGCCGGGCCGGCCCCTGCGCAGCGCGATGATCAGTTTCGTCGGCCCCAGCGCCGGCCGGCTGGAGGTGACAAGCGAGCTGCTGCGCGAGGGGCGCACCGCCAGCGCGGTGCGCACACGGCTCAGCTCCGAGGCCGGGATCGGCGTCGAAGCGGTCTTCACCTTCTCCGGCGGACGGGATTCCGTGCTGGACTACGAGGGGCCCGCCCTGCCGGCCGGCGCCGCGCCGCCAGGACCGGACGCGGCGCCGCTGGTCTTTCCCGACGGCGCGCCTGAATTCACGCGCCGCTTCGAATTCGTCTGGGCGAGCGACACGGCCCCCTTCTCGGGCGCGTCCGAGCCGGTCGAGCGCGCCTGGGTGCGTCACGCCGATCCTGAAAGCCGGACGCACCCGCTGGCGCTTCTCTGCCTTGCGGACGCCCTGCCGCCGGCGGCGTGCACGATGCTTCAGACCTTCGCGCCGCTGTCCTCGATGACCTGGATGATCGATTTTCTCGGCGAGCCGCCGGAAACCGAGGAGGGCTGGTGGCTGCTCGAAGCGCGCGCCGACCAGACCGAGCGCGGCCATTCCAGCCAGGACATGACGATCTGGAACGCCGTCGGCCGCTGCGTGGCGAAAGGCCGTCAGACGGTGGCGATATTTGTCTGA
- a CDS encoding outer-membrane lipoprotein carrier protein LolA, whose product MIALFLPAALSFFAGDGTAPSQALAPFADAYARAAETSAAQQPAAPAAETAIASVLAVQPAPETREAEAEAEPQSESQGEPAEAEPLPAPETVAAQTGPQMSETEAARARAWFEGVQTLRGRFTQISPDGSQTAGDLALQRPGRVRFDYDDPSPVLLVADGATVAIADFDLETVDRAPISATPLRFLLGDSEAIEAAVTEAGRAQGKLYITLTDPDGEVDGRLTLVFADPDASAPAEAMVLEGWYAVDAMGGLTEVSLTGLERGVRLDPRLFVLDDEDVQADDRRRGRR is encoded by the coding sequence ATGATCGCCCTCTTCCTTCCGGCCGCCCTGTCTTTCTTCGCCGGAGACGGGACCGCCCCTTCGCAGGCCCTCGCCCCGTTCGCCGACGCCTATGCGCGCGCGGCCGAGACGAGCGCCGCCCAGCAACCCGCCGCACCCGCGGCAGAGACCGCGATCGCCAGCGTGCTGGCGGTCCAGCCCGCGCCTGAAACGCGGGAGGCCGAGGCGGAAGCCGAGCCTCAATCCGAATCTCAGGGCGAACCGGCCGAGGCCGAGCCGCTTCCCGCGCCCGAAACGGTCGCCGCCCAGACCGGTCCGCAGATGAGCGAGACCGAAGCGGCGCGCGCGCGGGCCTGGTTCGAGGGCGTGCAGACGCTGCGCGGCCGGTTCACGCAGATCTCGCCCGACGGCAGCCAGACCGCAGGCGATCTGGCGCTTCAGCGTCCGGGCCGCGTGCGGTTCGACTATGACGATCCGAGCCCGGTCCTGCTGGTGGCCGACGGCGCGACCGTGGCGATCGCCGATTTCGATCTCGAGACCGTGGACCGCGCGCCGATCTCGGCCACCCCGCTGCGCTTTCTGCTCGGCGACAGCGAAGCGATCGAAGCCGCGGTCACCGAAGCCGGGCGCGCGCAAGGCAAGCTCTACATCACCCTCACCGATCCTGACGGCGAGGTGGACGGGCGGCTGACCCTGGTCTTCGCCGATCCGGACGCGTCCGCGCCGGCCGAGGCCATGGTGCTCGAAGGCTGGTATGCGGTGGACGCGATGGGCGGGCTCACCGAAGTCTCGCTCACAGGTCTAGAGCGCGGCGTCCGGCTCGACCCCCGCCTCTTCGTCCTGGACGACGAGGACGTGCAGGCCGACGACCGGCGGCGCGGGCGGCGGTAA
- a CDS encoding nuclease: MLLTPAAVAEPLPGPVPAEIVRVIDGDTIAVRANIWPGHYVETRVRLGGADTPETFRPGCEAERARGEDAKAFTDAWLTGEAGYVRISLTEIDLGSFAGRVIARIGRADGADLSDALIAADLASPYGQERDWCAVAPSPPSR, encoded by the coding sequence TTGCTCCTGACGCCCGCTGCGGTCGCAGAGCCGCTACCTGGGCCTGTACCCGCCGAGATCGTCCGCGTGATCGACGGGGACACGATCGCCGTGCGCGCCAATATCTGGCCGGGCCATTATGTGGAGACCCGCGTCAGGCTGGGCGGGGCGGACACGCCGGAGACGTTCCGGCCCGGCTGCGAGGCCGAGCGGGCGCGCGGCGAGGACGCGAAGGCCTTCACCGACGCCTGGCTGACCGGCGAGGCGGGCTATGTCCGCATTTCGCTGACCGAGATCGATCTGGGCAGTTTCGCCGGCCGGGTGATCGCCCGGATCGGGCGCGCGGACGGCGCGGATCTGTCCGACGCGCTGATCGCAGCCGATCTCGCCAGCCCCTACGGGCAGGAGCGGGACTGGTGCGCGGTCGCGCCCAGCCCGCCCTCGCGCTGA
- a CDS encoding folylpolyglutamate synthase/dihydrofolate synthase family protein, with protein MSTAETIDAALERLARRHPKSIDLSLDRMTRLLDALGNPQRRLPPAIHIAGTNGKGSVAAFLKAVAEASGERVHVYTSPHLVRFNERIVLSGEIVDDARLKAAFDRVEAANGEAPITFFEATTAAAFLLFSETPADRLFLETGLGGRLDATNMLDRPECTVITPVGLDHQAFLGDTVALIAAEKAGIIKPGVPLVIGPQPDAARRVIYDAALRLGAPVRAWGEAFSAHPEHGRMVYQEDDLLWDLPRPALAGPHQIVNAAVACAAARVCGYGQNAAREGLANARWPARLQRLTGGPLAGIALARGAELWLDGGHNPAAAEVLAAALGQMDGDRPLVLVSAFSANKDPAGYFAYFTGLAARVIAIGFSGGREGSKPAQDVADAARGADIPAQTASGLIAAIHDALEDYDQPRIVICGSLYLAGEALALGTGEAVQSTPG; from the coding sequence GTGAGCACAGCTGAGACCATCGACGCCGCGCTGGAGCGGCTGGCGCGCCGGCACCCCAAATCCATCGACCTGTCGCTGGACCGGATGACCCGCCTGCTCGACGCGCTGGGAAACCCCCAGCGCCGCCTGCCGCCTGCGATCCATATCGCAGGGACCAACGGCAAGGGCTCGGTCGCAGCCTTTCTCAAGGCTGTCGCCGAAGCCAGCGGCGAGCGGGTGCATGTCTACACCTCGCCCCATCTGGTGCGCTTCAACGAGCGGATCGTGCTTTCTGGCGAGATCGTCGACGACGCGCGGCTGAAGGCCGCCTTCGACCGCGTGGAGGCGGCCAATGGCGAGGCGCCGATCACGTTTTTCGAAGCGACCACGGCGGCGGCGTTCCTATTGTTTTCCGAAACCCCGGCCGACCGGCTGTTCCTGGAGACCGGGCTCGGCGGACGGCTCGACGCCACCAACATGCTCGACCGGCCCGAATGCACGGTGATCACGCCGGTGGGCCTCGATCATCAGGCCTTCCTCGGCGACACGGTGGCGCTCATAGCCGCGGAGAAGGCGGGCATCATCAAGCCCGGCGTTCCCCTGGTGATCGGTCCGCAGCCCGACGCCGCGCGCCGGGTCATTTACGACGCCGCGCTGAGGCTCGGCGCGCCGGTCCGCGCCTGGGGCGAGGCGTTCAGCGCCCATCCCGAGCACGGGCGCATGGTCTACCAGGAAGACGACCTGCTCTGGGATCTGCCGCGCCCCGCGCTGGCCGGGCCGCACCAGATCGTCAACGCCGCGGTCGCCTGCGCTGCGGCGCGGGTGTGCGGCTACGGCCAAAACGCGGCGCGGGAGGGTCTCGCGAACGCGCGCTGGCCGGCGCGGCTGCAGCGGCTGACCGGCGGGCCGCTGGCCGGGATCGCCTTGGCGCGCGGTGCGGAGCTCTGGCTCGACGGCGGGCACAATCCCGCCGCCGCCGAGGTCCTCGCCGCCGCCCTGGGCCAGATGGACGGCGACCGGCCGCTCGTGCTCGTCAGCGCGTTTTCCGCCAACAAGGATCCGGCGGGCTATTTCGCCTATTTCACCGGGCTCGCCGCACGCGTGATCGCGATCGGCTTCTCGGGCGGCCGGGAAGGCTCCAAACCCGCCCAGGACGTCGCCGACGCCGCGCGCGGCGCCGACATCCCCGCCCAGACCGCTTCGGGCCTGATCGCCGCGATCCACGACGCGCTGGAAGACTACGACCAACCCCGCATCGTCATCTGCGGTTCGCTCTACCTCGCCGGCGAAGCGCTGGCGCTCGGCACGGGCGAAGCGGTGCAGTCCACGCCGGGGTGA
- the accD gene encoding acetyl-CoA carboxylase, carboxyltransferase subunit beta → MSWLQRITPPGVQRMFEKRDTPENLWVKCPLSGEMVFTKDLEAGLYVTPAGHHMRIGPAQRFKYTFDGEWTETPIPEVAKDPLKFRDDKPYTNRLAAARKKTGREDAMAIATGRVQGLETTIIVQDFSFMGGSLGMGAGEAFIKACEVAVQKRTPLVCFTAAGGARMQEGALSLMQMPRTTLGVEMLRDAGLPYVVVLCDPTTGGVTASYAMLGDVHLAEPGALIGFAGPRVIEQTIREKLPEGFQRSEYLQEKGMVDKVVHRKDLPKTLGNILRVLMKRPAVTQSGVPATAEAKTGSD, encoded by the coding sequence ATGAGCTGGCTTCAACGCATCACCCCGCCCGGCGTGCAGCGCATGTTCGAAAAGCGCGACACGCCCGAAAATCTCTGGGTGAAATGCCCGCTGTCCGGCGAGATGGTCTTCACCAAGGACCTTGAAGCCGGGCTCTACGTCACGCCCGCCGGCCATCACATGCGCATCGGCCCGGCCCAGCGTTTCAAGTACACTTTCGACGGGGAGTGGACCGAGACCCCCATTCCCGAGGTCGCCAAGGACCCGCTGAAATTCCGCGACGACAAGCCCTACACCAACCGCCTGGCCGCCGCGCGCAAGAAGACCGGCCGCGAGGACGCGATGGCGATCGCGACGGGCCGCGTGCAGGGGCTGGAGACCACGATCATCGTTCAGGACTTCTCCTTCATGGGCGGGTCGCTGGGCATGGGCGCGGGCGAGGCCTTCATCAAGGCCTGCGAAGTCGCAGTGCAGAAGCGCACGCCTCTGGTCTGCTTCACCGCGGCGGGCGGCGCGCGCATGCAGGAAGGCGCGCTGAGCCTGATGCAGATGCCGCGCACCACGCTGGGCGTGGAAATGCTGCGCGATGCCGGCCTGCCTTACGTGGTGGTGCTGTGCGATCCCACCACGGGCGGGGTGACGGCGAGCTACGCCATGCTGGGCGACGTGCATCTGGCCGAGCCCGGCGCGCTGATCGGCTTCGCCGGCCCGCGCGTGATCGAGCAGACCATCCGCGAAAAGCTGCCCGAGGGCTTTCAGCGCTCGGAATACCTTCAGGAGAAGGGCATGGTGGACAAGGTCGTCCACCGCAAGGACCTGCCGAAAACGCTGGGCAACATTCTGCGCGTCCTGATGAAACGTCCGGCGGTGACCCAGAGCGGCGTTCCGGCGACGGCCGAGGCGAAGACCGGGTCGGACTAA
- the trpA gene encoding tryptophan synthase subunit alpha codes for MTRLSPTFARLAQENTAGFVAYVMAGDPDADTTLEMMTGLAEAGADVIELGVPFTDPMADGPTIQRAAIRALEGGMTLSGVLEIVKRFRETNSDTPVVLMGYANPFFSRGYVEAAAAMAEAGADGLICVDIPPEEDAELREALHGHGLAFVRLAAPTTSDERLPQVVTHASGFVYYVSTTGVTGAGSGQTADIAAAVERVRTASGLPVAVGFGVKTPERAAEIGKVADAVVVGSAIVDALDTGGVDQALHLARRLADAAHRARG; via the coding sequence ATGACCCGCCTTTCCCCGACCTTTGCGCGCCTTGCGCAGGAAAACACCGCCGGTTTCGTGGCTTACGTCATGGCCGGCGATCCCGACGCCGACACCACGCTTGAGATGATGACCGGCTTGGCCGAGGCCGGTGCGGACGTCATCGAGCTGGGCGTGCCGTTCACCGATCCGATGGCGGACGGTCCGACCATCCAGCGCGCCGCGATCCGGGCGCTGGAGGGCGGCATGACGCTTTCAGGCGTGCTCGAGATCGTAAAGCGGTTCCGGGAGACGAACTCAGACACCCCTGTCGTGCTGATGGGCTACGCCAACCCGTTCTTCTCGCGCGGCTACGTAGAGGCGGCTGCGGCGATGGCCGAGGCGGGCGCGGACGGGCTGATCTGCGTGGACATCCCGCCCGAGGAGGACGCCGAGCTGCGCGAGGCGCTGCACGGCCACGGCCTCGCCTTCGTGCGCCTGGCCGCGCCGACCACCTCGGACGAGCGCCTGCCGCAGGTGGTGACGCACGCGTCCGGTTTCGTCTATTACGTCTCGACGACAGGCGTCACCGGCGCCGGCTCTGGCCAGACCGCGGACATCGCCGCGGCGGTCGAGCGGGTGCGCACCGCGTCCGGCCTGCCCGTCGCGGTCGGGTTCGGCGTGAAGACGCCCGAGCGCGCCGCGGAGATCGGCAAGGTCGCCGACGCGGTCGTCGTGGGTTCGGCGATCGTGGACGCGCTGGACACCGGCGGCGTGGACCAGGCCTTGCATCTGGCCCGGCGACTGGCCGACGCGGCGCACCGCGCGCGCGGCTGA
- a CDS encoding BrnA antitoxin family protein — MGRTVRVRLEDLPPVSEERLREIEAIRDEDIDFSDIPELTEEDFARGVWKPGFGKKQLTVRFDADVIEFFKQGGRGYQTRMNAVLRAYMNAIKRDAG; from the coding sequence ATGGGACGCACGGTTCGCGTGAGACTTGAAGACCTGCCGCCGGTGTCCGAAGAGCGCCTGCGCGAGATCGAGGCGATCCGCGACGAAGACATCGACTTCTCCGACATCCCCGAGCTGACCGAGGAAGATTTCGCGCGCGGCGTCTGGAAGCCGGGCTTCGGCAAGAAGCAGCTGACCGTGCGATTCGACGCCGACGTGATCGAATTCTTCAAGCAGGGCGGGCGCGGATACCAGACCCGCATGAACGCGGTCCTGCGCGCCTATATGAACGCGATCAAGCGCGACGCAGGCTGA
- a CDS encoding BrnT family toxin, whose protein sequence is MLFEWDEAKDAAHRAKHGIGFSEAVELFAGNHVVIPAREGPDGEVRWKAIGPLRNRPVIVVVHTDRHGKTRIISARPASREERSRYYGTHGSRET, encoded by the coding sequence ATGCTGTTTGAATGGGACGAGGCGAAGGACGCCGCCCACCGCGCCAAGCACGGGATCGGGTTCAGCGAGGCGGTGGAGCTGTTCGCCGGTAATCACGTCGTGATACCGGCGCGCGAGGGGCCGGACGGCGAAGTGCGGTGGAAGGCGATCGGCCCGCTTCGCAACAGGCCTGTGATCGTCGTCGTTCATACCGATCGACACGGCAAGACGCGCATCATCTCCGCCCGTCCCGCCAGCCGCGAGGAGAGGAGCCGCTATTATGGGACGCACGGTTCGCGTGAGACTTGA